In Misgurnus anguillicaudatus chromosome 14, ASM2758022v2, whole genome shotgun sequence, the genomic window AGTACATATGAGAGACGACGCATTCGACCATTACTGGGCTATGACTGGATAGCCGGTAGGTCATTTGAATAATAAATTGTGATAAGTCTTGATTTCCATGCACATGCTGTttttaaatcaatcaatcaagtTAACAGTTTGATTATTTCTAGGGCTGGTTGATGCAGAGAGTTCTCTTACTGAACGCCCAGAGCATTTCTTCAGTGACCTGCAAAACTTTCGACGGGTCAATGGAGAAGAATGCATCCAGAGCTCGATATCTGGGTCAGCATGattctgtaattttgtgtatgtGTAAGCTGTTGCACAATTTTACTTACTAGATTATGCTGGGTCACTTCCCTTATTCTTAATGTCACCATGATGAAAGCATTTCTGATCAATACTAAAGTCTGGTGTAATAGAAGAATTCACTTTTTATCCGGGCGTACAGTGTGCATAATTTAGTTATGCGCAGGTTGCACATGTGCATTTCATTTTCTTATAGTATTTATTTTATCCACAAGGTGGCGACCTCAGGGAGTCGATTCACAATGTAGTCGATTAAAAACTGCATAAACAAAACGAACCGGAACGCATGCGACTACATAGACAATAGAGGCCATATATGAAATATTGTGCAAAGAGGTCCTAATTTATAAACCTGTACCATGAAAGAGTACAAAGATGTTTACATGAGTTTTTACATGAGCTTAagtggatagttcacccaaaaatgaaaataatatcgttaatgactcaccctcatgtcgttttaaactcgtaagacctctgttcatcttctgaacacagtttaagatgttttatatttagtccgagagcttgttgacccttcattgaaaatctacgtatggtatactgtcacggtccagaaaggtaataaaaacatcatcaaagtagtccatgtgacatcagtgggtcagttagaatgtgttgaagcatcgaaaatacattttggtccaaaaataaccaaaattacgattttattcagcattgtcttctcttccgcgtctgttgtaaAGCGCATGagtgagactaaagtcacgtgactgcagtgacgcggatgacgtgttatcttCAGACATTgcgaagttttttttcaaacttacagtgtgcgtctccctcagactgtaaatgaagcctgggcacacaaaaaaacaaaacaaaaaacaaccggggtgcaccagataacacgtcagccgcgtcactgcagtcacgtggctttagtctcgcgcatgcgcttcacaacagaaggcaatgctgaataaagtcgtaattttggttgtttttggaccaaaatatattttcaaggctttaacacattctaactgacccactgatgtcacatggactactctgatgatgtttttattacctttctggatcaacaagctctctgactaaatttaaaacatcttaaactgtgttccgaagatgaacggaggtcttacgagtttgaaacaacatgagggtgagtcattaatgacatttattttcatttttgggtgaactatcactttaactGCTCCTTACAGACCCCTGTAGGCCAGGAGAGGTATTGCATTTGCCCAGTGCTTATGTGTTCTAGTCAAATTTAGTCAAGTTTGCTTTGCGTTTGTGCAAAAATTAACTGTACTTTCAGATTTAGAGTACAGTTAACAGAAAAACATGTTGGCTCACTTAAACGTGCATTATGAAACAATATTGTATTCGTATTTTTGGTCCTTTACGGTTCTTCTGATCATATAAATGTTGTCTTTTCACAGACCTCCACTTGCTGATCTTGCTTCTTCTACGCTTGACGACAAAGAGCCGCAGGAGTCTCCAGACACGCATCAGTGTAAGACATCTGCTGATGTCTCACTTTATCTATTTAAAGATCTTTGGTTTAGCACTCCGTATTTTTTTCATGACGGTACTAGGAAGTTGACGTGTTCATTTTAGTCCTCTTTGATCTTCAGGCACGTTCTGCTACAGAATAAACAGTCGCTTATTTGCGACACCTCTGGACCCACAAACTGCCTGTCCAGTTTGCAAGATGCCCAAATCAGAACATCTCCATACTAAAACAGAGCCGGCTATCATcaggtgcaaatgtgtattttGTAAAGCTGCTCACTTTTCAAATACAGTAGTCATATTTCATACGAAATGAAAGATTTCTACGCTTCAATTTCACATCCTCCTAGTGTTGTTTAGTTTATAACTGTATTTGATTTGATCTGTGTTTACCACAGGGTCAGTATTCCTCGTTCTGCTTTATTGCCATCATACAAATACAAAGCCCATCGCCGCTGCAGTTTTGATCCCTCTGACAGCCTGGGTTTACCCTCGGTGAGTTTCAACATTAGTACTGAAAGGTTGAATGTTTTCCCTATCATCAACACATGGACAaacaccaaaacattttatttaaaggaggGTCCTTCCTTTTTGAAGCCTCAGGCTTCAATATTAAAGTTGCTTTATGGTTAGTCAATTACGTTGCTTAAGGTAATTTGGTTTTCATCATTGCATTGTTTACCAACCATAATCATTCTTAATAGTACCTTTTGGTTATGGTAAAACATGCAACTTTTTCCAGCACTGTTTGTCCGGATGGTCCGATCCTACCCTGAGCTCTGGCTATCAGATGAGCAGTCTGGATTTACGGGGGTCCATGACAGCAGCGAATAATAAACAGGTGAGATGCagttatagaccccttcaaggtttgtaaacattgaatgactgtcgggtgcgcgcgcagcacggggtcaaactgttcataccatccaggctttataatttaatctaacagggctgaaaaatgatgacttgcctcaaatgaagtgagcactacaaacacaagtctctttgatctttgcattgtcccagtctgcacgttaattgcttgcagccgcagaggttgtatttttttgtttttgagattctgcatgaatcgcgaaaacttaaagggatagttcggccaaaaacgatattaaacccatgatttacacACCCCCAAGCTGttcgagttgcatatgtccatcgtttttcagacaaacacattttcggatattttagaaaatattttagatctttctgttgattaaatgtaatgttacggggtccagcaatagtccacgaccttcaagtccaaaaaaagtgcgtccatccttcacaaattaaatccaaacggctccaggatgataaacaaaggtcttctgaggctaatccgtgcggtgttgttgtagaaatatccatatttaaaatgttattaacgtaattaacaaccttccggtagcgccgccatcttagagtcatccgcattcaggatgagcgcttacgcagcatacagcggtttctctgttgctgctctgtcccccgccctccgaatttgtcatacgtcactaagaaaagtgcgtacactacgcgaatactctctcctgagtctaagatggcggcgctaccggaagctacttaattacgttaatacaattttaaatatggatatttctacaacaacaccgcacggattaccctcagaagacctttgtttctcattctggagccgtttggatttaatttgtgaaggatggacgcactttttttggacttgaaggtcgtggactattgctggaccccgtaacattacatttaatcaacagaaagatctaaaatattttctaaaatatccgaaaatgtgtttgtctgaaaaacgatggacatatgcaactcggacagcttgggggtgagtaaataatgggtttaatatcgtttttggccgaactatccctttaacgaaagacctggtgcgattttaaTACGCAACTAAATCTGTTGTaaggaaccgcctgtgacgtgaaccgtgaaggggtctgtAGGACAGCATGTGTTGGCACTTTTTGCATGtgtttgaaaatgaaaatttgctCAGTATTTATTTACCCTcatgcagtttttattctggggaacacaaaagaagaaagTTTAAATAACTTTGCACAGTTTTTAATCGAGACAACAACCGTAATTCaagttaatttttaatttaattttccaGGATTCGTCCTTGTTCAAGGAGTCAAGACACCGGCGTTCTGATCTGCTCCTTAGCGTGTCTCGTTTACCAAGGTATCACTTTCAGCATTCGGACACAAAGATGCCAGAAAACCACTGCAGTCCATACGCTCCTTCATGAAATGATTTCACACCTTTTGGCCACACATCATCCAAATTCCCCTCTGTTTGTTAAAATgagtgtttaaatgtttttaaatgtacacatacgTAATAATGAGTGTGCGCATGGATTATGTTGTACGATTGTGTGATGATACAAAAGATAGTTActtgtttttgtttcatttagcaaaacaatttatagaacatttaaaatattaaacaacGGTATGTGtgttgtatatactgtatatgtatttatgtgtacgtgcgtgcgtgtgtgcatgtgtgtgtgtacgtgcacttgtgtgtgtgtgcgtgcgtgcgtgtgtgcgtgcatgtataAATATTACActataaaatgaatgtttttctcTGTAATACACAATTATGGCCCACCCACCAGAAATTTTTATGAGTAAAATATCTCTGAAGTATGTCCCCTTTGATATTAACATATTAACACAAAGCCCGgcttagtcatttatcacacacacaaaaaacagacTATAAAACCAAAGACTACAGTTCTGATGGTCATCAAAAGATGAGCCACACAAAATAGAAAGTGGCTTTAAGGAAATAGTTCAAACATAGAAACATCTATTTCCACTGCCAGGGCAataatgaagatgatttaatcAACTTGAGATGTTGCAAATCTGCCTGACGTGTGTCTATATCATCTGTGGACAAAGACTCTCCAAGGATCACAGATGGAGAAATCAGTTGAATCTTAAGGTCAAAaaccaaaaaatgaaatgaaatgaaggaAAACAGCACCACAGGTTGTTTTGGACACATGTTAAGAAATCCTCTGCTctcatgcaaaaacaaactcaaACAAATTCAACTTTAAACAGGACTGAGTTCTGCAACCATATGAAACCAAAACCAGAAATATACAGACAGACCTTTATTGTTTTGAACTTACTTTTCTACCAATAGTCCTGGACATCTTATTCAGATACAAAGCATTATGGATTACCTCAAATACCAACAGAAAATCTAAAATCTGATAAAAATCTTATAATGGGTCATGGTTAAACTTTCCATCAAGAAATgggttaaaaaacaaacatcaaaatgGGTCACTAAGCACAAAATCAAGGTTCTGCCATAGCCATCTCGGTTTCCGGACCTGAAACATACAGAAAGAGCTGAAGAGGAGAGAAAAGCAACATATGAAGGGTCTGTATGGAGGAATAATTTAAGATCACTTGCCATGAATTCTTCAACCTCATCAGACATTATAAGAGAAACTCGGAGCTGTTAAACTTGCAATTGGAGTTAGCTAAtaggtttaaatgaaacattggatttttgtgatttttttttttattaaagctcAAAAGGAGTATCATTGTGGATTTATTTTCACAGctttctttgctcatatttaccaagggtgccaATATTTTTGTCCGCAACTGTGTTTGTGCATATGTGTAGGTGTTTGAGAGTGTAGGTGTTCATTATGTAGCCTACACTCTCAAACACCTACCTACATGTATGCACAAACACAGATGTGAACAATATTGTTTAAGCATTTgcctgaatatatatatatatatatattttttttttctcatgcaAATGCTTATGCATGTTtctattttacattatttacttcctataaaattgcattatttatttactaAATCCTTGCTAGTCAATACAGATGTGAAATGAATTAATACTTTGTCTTTTTTACTTGCAATACTTCGCTGTGTGCCAATTTTAACATTGCTCGCTAATTTATGCAAGATAACTAATATCTGAGAACAGTAAAGACTAGAAATGAATAGCACATCAGTCGTGTTCTTTGATTGGTCTTCATATTTTAGCTTCCCACgcgctaaaaaaaatataagaGCGCTAAACTCGAATTGACAGACACTCAGAAGCGCACACTGCAGGCATCATGAAAACATCTACCTCATTCAGTACGACCTTCATCTTGATCTGCTATCTGGTGAGttttaaagacatttatacGTTTTAGCATATGAAAATGATGATGTTGTGTTGTAAGAGTATTATCACTTTATAGACCGATATAAACTTTAAGAGCTGCTTGCGTAAACTGCGTTTTTTGGGCATCACATAAAATGCGCCTTTTGAAATCACTTCaattttgtattaaaatgttatgtatttatttacagaACCGTTTGTTTTCTGATACTTTAAAGGAATTAAGGCATTTACCTGAATAATCAATAATGAAAgtatttttaatctttttataaTCACGGTTTTAATCGCTCGTGATATCCAATTTCAAAGCATTGCGCGTTTGTAAAAACTCAATGACTTTGTACATACCGATGTAGCAAGTCAACATATTGTCGGGTTTTCTGATTTACATAGCCTATAGGGATAAATCCAATATAATAAAGGCTTGTTGTTGCATTTCAAAGCGTTATGTTTCTGCAAAGTGACCCTATGAGAGGCTTTAGTTAAATGCACTTCAATATTTAGTCAGAAAGAAAGTCTCGTCATTTTGGTAGGACAATAAAGCGAGTCCGTTACCGGTAGTTAACACTCATTTCACTTCTAGATACTTGAGGACAGTTATGAATTCTCATTTGCTTTAGTTTTACCACAACATGACACGGATGAGTTTGATAACTATCTATAAATACCACATCTTTCGAAACAGATAAATTAAGGGGAACTTAAAACGGCCATGCAGTTTGATAAGCCAGGTTCTCCAATGCGTGCCCACGTGCCCACATGACGCAAATCTCTCACACCTGACTAGTAGCTGTACATTTTTCGTGGTTATCTGTTTACTGACCAGGTCACAGAAATGTCCACGATAAGAAATTTGCTGTGGGTGTTTCGCGAGAAATGTCTATATGGTGTCCTGTCCCTGTACGCGGCCGCTTGTTTTGCCAATCGCCATGTACACACATAAATTAGTCAATCTTATTTGATCTGGTGActtgacatttaaaaacacactggTTTCTCAATCAATTGgggttttcctaaaaaaaaaaaaaaaaaggttcaaGTTCAAGCTGTGTAATAGTGTGAGATAGCTAGGAgaactgtttgtttgttttgcagaTTGTTTTAAAGAGATGTCAAACATTGTCTCGACTTTATCTTATGATTCATCATCAACATCAAAACACTTAATGCAAccacataaaaaacacacaagtaAAATTAAAAGCATTGAAAAGGTCATCTATAGGTTGCCAAACCTCAAAAACGAATCATTTCTATGATAAGACGGTTAAAAGCGTCCCACACCCTTCTGAATAAATTTATCAATTGTAAATCAATCTAGATCTTTCCATATAACATCTCTATATGTCACAAGCCAGGTTGCCAACCTGTACTGCggttcatttaaaaatgaaaacaatgaatGTGGCCAATGATACTGAACACAGCAGCCTTAATCTCCTCCTCAAGTCTCCGAGCTGAACCTGTTTGAACCTGACCTGTAGTGATGCATGAAAACAGACCCTGTCGTTATCTGATTAAGTTTGCtttgttttacagtttttaccATCTTTACACGCCACCTGCCtcaaaaaatgtgaaaatggtAAGTTTACCCTTACATCATCCACATTATCTCTCACCACAAAAAGTGGTGTTAGATcttatttttaacacatactgtagaaaagATTCTTTATCAGTCATCAACccattttttctcatttcatcATCTTttatctttgtgtgtgtgtttatctgACCACTGTTGTCAAGTTCATATGAAGTCTTGCTGATGTCATTTCAACTACCTACAGTATGGGTTCATCAAGAtagtgttcattttttacacatctttgtgcattaacacattatgtgttatttcattcgttctaagagtatGAACCAGGGTTGAGTTTAAAAAACAGCGTAGACATCATTTACACAAAGGCTTTCTGTATTGTATCAAAGTGTTTCTTGTACCTTCTGCCCTGTATCGTGGTTGAGTTTTATTTAACTACAGTATAAAACTACAGCCAAATGTTTCCAGACATCTACACAGACGTATTTTCTGA contains:
- the miip gene encoding migration and invasion-inhibitory protein encodes the protein MAELEQLEALRRQNKDLLEKLKKQAEKLHELKLSRPDEEVGRQSSVCEAFNGSNVSGQCLAPLTERNGEKVTAAGRAAESVKTQGEQFEDCESPKHRKHNQSSVLSPYSKLLQDTGNSRWHGHRDTTRLMLPKSVPLTQYKMEVDSATSLFPGLENDSTYERRRIRPLLGYDWIAGLVDAESSLTERPEHFFSDLQNFRRVNGEECIQSSISGPPLADLASSTLDDKEPQESPDTHQCTFCYRINSRLFATPLDPQTACPVCKMPKSEHLHTKTEPAIIRVSIPRSALLPSYKYKAHRRCSFDPSDSLGLPSHCLSGWSDPTLSSGYQMSSLDLRGSMTAANNKQDSSLFKESRHRRSDLLLSVSRLPRYHFQHSDTKMPENHCSPYAPS